The Amycolatopsis sp. DG1A-15b genome window below encodes:
- a CDS encoding MbtH family protein, which translates to MTNPFEDPDGTYLVLVNAENQHSLWPDSADVPAGWTVAFGPASRQEALDHVEANWTDMRPRSLADAMGA; encoded by the coding sequence ATGACCAACCCGTTCGAAGACCCCGACGGCACGTACCTGGTCCTGGTGAACGCCGAGAACCAGCACAGCCTGTGGCCGGACTCCGCCGACGTCCCGGCCGGCTGGACGGTCGCTTTCGGCCCCGCGTCCCGCCAGGAGGCCCTGGACCACGTGGAGGCGAACTGGACGGACATGCGCCCCCGGTCCCT
- a CDS encoding ABC transporter substrate-binding protein, with amino-acid sequence MSVFQGAAGLSRRGFLIGAGGVAAAAALTACGSNDDKKAGAASGPWEFTDDRGLKAARDQRPARVVAYASSAAALWDYGVRPVGVFGPQKTADGGKEIQAGNIDLNAVTSIGNAWDDFSMEKFAALKPDLVVTGLTGTKPTDMWVLTDDLGPKVQQVAPIVALSEYKVTLPKVIERYSQLAVALGGDANSDAVKKAKDDFDKASEDLRAAAKEKAGLKVLVLYGDKDGLYIAKPDFFADLAYYRELGLDIVSGGGSEDYWEQLSWEQAGKYPADLILTDSRSYALPRAQMTQFPTWNQLPAVKANQLGDWSAEPRFNHLLATPVIQKLTALVKGARTDITA; translated from the coding sequence ATGTCCGTGTTCCAAGGCGCTGCCGGGCTCAGCCGGCGTGGATTCCTGATCGGGGCGGGTGGCGTCGCTGCCGCGGCGGCCCTCACCGCGTGCGGCAGCAACGACGACAAGAAGGCCGGCGCCGCCTCCGGTCCCTGGGAGTTCACCGACGACCGCGGCCTGAAGGCCGCGCGCGACCAGCGTCCCGCGCGGGTGGTGGCCTACGCCAGCTCGGCCGCGGCGCTGTGGGACTACGGCGTCCGCCCGGTCGGCGTCTTCGGCCCGCAGAAGACGGCCGACGGCGGCAAGGAGATCCAGGCCGGCAACATCGACCTGAACGCCGTCACCTCGATCGGCAACGCCTGGGACGACTTCAGCATGGAGAAGTTCGCCGCGCTGAAGCCGGACCTGGTCGTCACCGGCCTGACCGGCACCAAGCCGACGGACATGTGGGTGCTCACCGACGACCTCGGCCCCAAGGTGCAGCAGGTCGCCCCGATCGTCGCGCTGTCGGAGTACAAGGTCACGCTGCCCAAGGTGATCGAGCGCTACTCGCAGCTGGCCGTCGCGCTGGGCGGCGACGCGAACTCCGACGCCGTGAAGAAGGCCAAGGACGACTTCGACAAGGCGTCGGAAGACCTGCGTGCGGCCGCGAAGGAGAAGGCCGGGCTCAAGGTCCTGGTGCTCTACGGCGACAAGGACGGCCTGTACATCGCGAAGCCGGACTTCTTCGCCGACCTCGCGTACTACCGCGAGCTCGGCCTGGACATCGTCTCCGGCGGCGGCAGTGAGGACTACTGGGAGCAGCTGTCCTGGGAGCAGGCGGGCAAGTACCCGGCGGACCTGATCCTGACCGACTCGCGCTCGTACGCGCTGCCGCGCGCCCAGATGACGCAGTTCCCGACCTGGAACCAGCTGCCCGCGGTCAAGGCGAACCAGCTGGGCGACTGGTCGGCCGAGCCGCGCTTCAACCACCTGCTCGCCACGCCGGTCATCCAGAAGCTGACCGCGCTGGTGAAGGGTGCCCGCACGGACATCACCGCCTGA